The Erythrobacter aurantius genome includes a window with the following:
- a CDS encoding phage tail protein, which translates to MEQAIQSTRTQDWVALFASQSQSTPHRWRNGAYSETLSGVSMATLVLSTIGAVVGGPIGSAVGAFLGGQVDAAIFGGGSREGPRLRELSVTTSSYGQPIARHFGRMRVAGTVIWSTDLIETTSKEGGGKGRPSTKTYSYSASFAVALSSTPVGGIGRIWADGNLLRGAGGDLKVEGEMRAYLGTGDHPVDPLISASIGAAAPAFRDIAYVIFEGLQLGDFGNRIPALTFELFGLRDDTVSLDDLVPQTGGDGGGVLLSHARGFSDEGGALVGSLSVLENVFPLICATTQEGLRFAASDNLPVEIPVLSERFLESEDEALEGERKQRGGSSGREPLALRYYDEDRDYQPSVQRALGMRQSGRETVVDIPAAMQAAGARSVANANANRARWLDEKMIWRTGEFDPRIRPGSVVRAPGHAGYWLVRSWEWFDRGIELAIERLSPSASNADAGDAGLANRPVDTIPSPTTLRAIEVPPDGTTPPSLPILYAAASSAEPGWRGASLFVELGGTLDRLGGTLPNRALIGELVEPLGSSLSMLLSPNEELEIDMIGDDLTPSSTDVTGMAMGANRILVGGEVMQFLEASSLGANRWRLRGLLRGRAGTEDQAIVGHPAGTSVVFLDDRLTPLDAAVVPSDPSTRIAAIGRGDNTLVYSTLANAGLSRRPLMPIGAQATRDVSGNWVFKWVRRARGQWRWNDGSDVPLIEEQEAYLVGYGPTDAPYTGWSVNEPSLALSHSAMSNLLAEYGQNPLWVRQVGTYGQSAPLLIATLS; encoded by the coding sequence ATGGAACAGGCCATTCAGTCCACGCGCACGCAGGACTGGGTCGCGTTGTTCGCGAGCCAATCCCAATCCACACCGCACCGCTGGCGCAATGGCGCCTATTCTGAAACCCTATCGGGAGTTTCCATGGCTACTCTTGTTCTTTCCACCATCGGAGCGGTCGTTGGCGGACCGATCGGCAGCGCAGTTGGCGCGTTTCTAGGCGGGCAAGTGGACGCCGCGATCTTCGGCGGCGGAAGCCGCGAAGGCCCACGCCTGCGAGAACTATCGGTTACCACATCGAGCTATGGGCAGCCCATCGCCCGACATTTCGGTCGAATGCGCGTCGCGGGCACTGTGATCTGGTCGACAGACCTGATCGAGACAACTTCGAAGGAAGGTGGAGGCAAAGGGCGACCTTCCACGAAGACCTACTCCTATTCCGCTTCATTTGCGGTTGCGCTCTCAAGCACGCCAGTCGGCGGGATCGGAAGAATTTGGGCGGACGGAAACCTGCTGAGAGGGGCGGGAGGCGATCTGAAAGTCGAAGGCGAAATGCGTGCCTATCTGGGCACAGGCGATCATCCTGTCGATCCTCTCATATCGGCATCGATCGGGGCTGCAGCGCCTGCGTTTCGGGACATCGCCTATGTCATATTCGAGGGGCTGCAACTCGGCGATTTCGGCAACCGAATTCCGGCGCTGACTTTTGAATTGTTCGGCTTGCGCGATGACACGGTATCGCTTGATGACCTCGTACCACAGACTGGAGGCGACGGAGGCGGTGTATTGCTTTCACATGCGCGTGGATTTTCTGATGAGGGTGGAGCCCTGGTCGGATCTCTGAGTGTATTGGAGAATGTATTCCCTTTAATCTGCGCCACAACCCAGGAAGGTTTGCGCTTCGCGGCCAGCGACAATCTTCCTGTCGAAATTCCAGTGCTGTCAGAGCGGTTCCTTGAGTCTGAGGATGAAGCTCTTGAAGGTGAACGCAAACAGCGAGGCGGATCCTCGGGACGGGAGCCCTTGGCCCTGCGGTATTATGACGAGGACCGAGACTACCAGCCGAGCGTTCAGCGAGCGCTCGGCATGCGGCAAAGCGGCAGAGAGACTGTTGTCGATATTCCCGCGGCGATGCAAGCGGCCGGAGCGCGCAGTGTCGCCAATGCAAATGCCAACCGGGCACGCTGGCTTGACGAAAAGATGATCTGGCGCACGGGGGAGTTCGACCCTCGGATTCGACCAGGAAGTGTGGTGAGAGCTCCTGGGCATGCGGGCTATTGGTTGGTTCGCAGCTGGGAGTGGTTCGATCGCGGGATTGAACTTGCCATCGAGCGACTGTCGCCTTCAGCGAGCAATGCCGATGCAGGTGATGCCGGCCTCGCAAACCGACCGGTGGATACGATTCCTTCACCCACCACGCTCCGCGCCATCGAAGTCCCGCCCGATGGAACCACCCCTCCCTCCTTGCCGATTCTCTATGCTGCAGCATCATCGGCAGAGCCCGGGTGGCGTGGAGCATCTCTCTTTGTCGAACTGGGCGGCACCTTGGATCGACTTGGCGGGACGTTACCAAATCGAGCGCTGATTGGTGAGTTGGTCGAACCGCTGGGCAGTTCTTTGTCGATGTTGTTGTCGCCGAACGAAGAACTCGAAATTGATATGATTGGAGACGATCTGACACCCTCCAGCACTGACGTGACCGGAATGGCAATGGGTGCCAATCGCATTCTTGTTGGCGGCGAGGTGATGCAATTCCTAGAGGCATCGTCGCTTGGTGCGAACAGATGGCGATTGCGTGGTCTGCTTCGCGGCCGCGCAGGCACGGAGGATCAAGCAATCGTTGGCCACCCTGCCGGAACATCTGTCGTGTTTCTGGACGATCGGCTCACCCCGCTCGATGCAGCGGTCGTTCCATCTGATCCCAGCACACGGATTGCAGCGATTGGGCGTGGCGACAACACGTTGGTCTACTCGACGCTAGCCAATGCGGGATTGTCGCGCAGGCCTTTGATGCCAATTGGTGCACAGGCAACCAGGGACGTGAGTGGCAACTGGGTTTTCAAATGGGTCAGGCGCGCAAGAGGGCAATGGCGCTGGAATGACGGTTCGGACGTACCGCTAATTGAAGAACAGGAGGCCTATCTTGTTGGATACGGCCCGACCGATGCCCCCTATACAGGTTGGTCGGTAAACGAACCAAGCCTCGCACTCTCGCATTCGGCAATGTCAAATCTATTGGCTGAATATGGCCAGAACCCTCTGTGGGTAAGACAAGTTGGCACCTACGGCCAGTCAGCCCCACTGTTGATCGCTACACTATCTTGA
- a CDS encoding DUF2793 domain-containing protein, with the protein MANPVFFPSTTPNFNLPMLIPGQAQKEFFVNQAFAMIDSVAKRAILGSMQNPPETPGEGSSYRVTAPATGDWEGKEDAIACYIAGAWQFLVPYNGMTVFDQAAGRMLHFNGTWRSANAPASASGGTHIDQEARQALEQLVSALKAIGIFADID; encoded by the coding sequence ATGGCCAATCCAGTTTTCTTCCCGTCGACTACTCCGAATTTCAATCTGCCAATGCTAATTCCCGGTCAGGCGCAGAAAGAGTTTTTCGTCAATCAAGCATTTGCGATGATCGACTCTGTGGCAAAGCGCGCCATTCTTGGCTCGATGCAAAATCCGCCTGAGACCCCAGGCGAGGGATCGAGTTATCGCGTCACAGCACCTGCGACAGGCGATTGGGAAGGCAAGGAAGATGCAATCGCCTGTTACATTGCAGGCGCATGGCAATTTCTTGTTCCATACAATGGCATGACCGTTTTCGATCAAGCCGCGGGGCGCATGCTGCATTTCAATGGTACATGGCGCTCGGCGAATGCACCAGCGTCAGCAAGCGGCGGAACACATATCGATCAGGAAGCGCGACAGGCTCTGGAGCAACTGGTGTCGGCCCTGAAGGCCATCGGAATCTTTGCCGACATTGATTGA
- a CDS encoding OmpA family protein, whose translation MRKIVIGLAMASTALTTPAMAREGQWYIQGDAGVMLVEDITFDVNGNPGDAVADHDTGGDFGGIVGYDFGAFRLEAEASYRTAELDEVSAGISGLALNPSPTSPGGFNTFSDTRDALGEFNALSFMINGLFDFGSDDGIQGFAGAGIGVARVDLEGRVNSNGPGIWNDSDTGLAWQLLAGIRAPISDSWDVGLKYRYFNAVNVNIIDPLGRPLETDLSTHSLLGSITYNFGGDVAPPPPPPPPPPPPPPPPPPPPPPPPPPPPPPPPPCNTGPYIVFFDFDESVITADAATILDNAVTAYANCGTANVMLAGHTDRSGSVTYNMGLAERRNASVQQYLTGRGIPASRISSEAFGESMPRVPTADGVRELQNRRVEVTYGPGSGM comes from the coding sequence ATGCGTAAAATCGTCATCGGCTTGGCGATGGCTTCTACCGCACTCACCACGCCCGCCATGGCCCGCGAAGGCCAGTGGTACATCCAGGGCGATGCTGGTGTGATGCTGGTCGAAGACATCACTTTTGATGTTAACGGCAATCCTGGTGATGCCGTAGCTGACCACGACACTGGAGGAGACTTCGGCGGGATCGTAGGTTACGACTTTGGTGCCTTCCGTTTGGAAGCAGAAGCTAGCTACCGCACTGCGGAGCTTGATGAAGTCTCGGCCGGCATTTCGGGCCTTGCGCTCAATCCCTCGCCCACCTCGCCTGGTGGCTTCAACACCTTCAGTGACACTCGTGATGCGCTGGGCGAATTCAATGCGCTCAGCTTCATGATCAACGGTTTGTTCGACTTTGGCTCGGATGACGGGATCCAAGGTTTTGCAGGCGCCGGTATCGGTGTTGCGCGTGTGGACCTCGAAGGCCGTGTAAACTCCAACGGTCCGGGCATCTGGAATGATTCGGACACTGGTCTGGCTTGGCAACTGCTTGCGGGTATTCGTGCCCCGATCAGCGACAGCTGGGACGTCGGCCTGAAGTATCGCTACTTCAACGCCGTAAATGTCAACATCATTGACCCGCTTGGCCGGCCGCTTGAGACGGATCTGAGCACGCACTCACTGCTCGGCTCGATCACCTACAACTTTGGTGGCGACGTAGCACCGCCTCCTCCGCCTCCGCCGCCGCCGCCTCCGCCTCCGCCGCCGCCGCCGCCTCCACCGCCTCCGCCGCCGCCTCCGCCGCCGCCTCCGCCGCCTCCGTGCAACACTGGCCCCTACATCGTCTTCTTTGACTTCGATGAATCGGTCATCACTGCGGATGCTGCGACGATCCTCGACAATGCCGTCACGGCATATGCGAACTGCGGTACGGCAAACGTAATGCTGGCTGGTCACACCGACCGTTCCGGCAGCGTGACCTACAACATGGGTCTCGCAGAACGTCGTAACGCGAGCGTGCAGCAGTACCTCACGGGCCGCGGCATTCCCGCATCGCGCATCAGCAGCGAAGCGTTCGGCGAATCGATGCCGCGCGTTCCGACTGCAGACGGTGTCCGTGAGCTGCAGAACCGTCGTGTTGAAGTCACTTACGGTCCGGGCTCGGGCATGTAA
- a CDS encoding MFS transporter: MSEYDVETPDSKGQVEATVPAYSWYALCVLVVVYVLNFIDRQILSILANDIKADLGVDDAYLGFLYGTAFAIFYALFGIPLGKLADSWKRIRLMTLGLTLWSAMTAVSGFARDAGTLTVARIGVGVGEATASPSAYSLISDWFPARLRATALAIYSSGLYIGGGVSLAIGGLVVDNWNNAFPDGGPLGLAGWQAAFIAVGLPGLLLALWVFTLREPARGAIDGLSTPEDPHPFRGFVRELYTIIPGFTFFGAASRGALSLALNIAVFIGSIALAYALTEILKSGPGRILPWITDQWFLLAIGYYAVFSWATALRVRDYPTFALTWGSPAFLCTILGYGTVAFMAYSASYWGAPYAERVFDVSKGELGFWLGGGGAVGGFLGVILGGRMADALFTRMQAGRVWVILFGLLSPIPFAVVQYTTESFGLFIVLNVVVGALAASALGAAAASSQALVLPRMRGTATATFFLATTLVGLALGPYTAGYVSAQNDGNLSIGVLSTLWITPIGLALLVAAIRLVPHANRTVVERAKAAGEVFD; encoded by the coding sequence TTGAGTGAATATGACGTTGAGACGCCTGATTCGAAAGGTCAGGTGGAAGCAACTGTTCCTGCCTACAGCTGGTATGCTCTTTGCGTGCTCGTCGTGGTCTATGTGCTTAACTTCATTGATCGGCAAATCCTCTCAATCCTAGCCAACGATATCAAAGCGGATCTGGGCGTTGATGATGCCTATCTGGGTTTTCTGTATGGGACGGCATTCGCTATCTTTTACGCCCTTTTTGGAATTCCATTGGGCAAACTGGCAGACAGTTGGAAGCGCATTCGACTGATGACCCTCGGCCTGACGCTTTGGTCGGCAATGACGGCAGTATCCGGATTCGCGCGCGACGCGGGTACATTGACGGTTGCGAGAATTGGCGTTGGCGTTGGTGAGGCGACAGCAAGCCCTTCGGCGTATTCACTCATTTCTGATTGGTTCCCGGCCCGGCTCCGGGCGACTGCTTTGGCAATCTATAGTTCCGGTCTGTATATCGGTGGAGGCGTGTCCCTCGCGATTGGGGGCTTGGTGGTCGACAATTGGAATAATGCTTTCCCGGACGGTGGCCCCTTGGGGCTTGCTGGATGGCAGGCAGCATTCATTGCGGTGGGGCTGCCCGGCCTCCTGTTAGCGCTGTGGGTCTTCACACTGCGCGAACCAGCTCGTGGTGCGATTGATGGGCTATCAACGCCTGAAGACCCCCACCCGTTTCGTGGCTTCGTTCGTGAGCTTTATACGATTATACCGGGTTTCACATTCTTTGGTGCCGCTTCACGCGGTGCGTTGAGCCTTGCGTTGAATATTGCGGTGTTCATTGGAAGTATCGCACTTGCTTATGCCTTGACCGAGATTTTGAAATCCGGGCCGGGCCGCATTCTTCCCTGGATCACAGATCAGTGGTTCTTGCTGGCTATCGGCTATTATGCAGTTTTCTCATGGGCAACAGCACTACGGGTCCGAGATTATCCCACGTTCGCTCTAACATGGGGATCACCAGCTTTTCTTTGTACCATTCTAGGGTACGGCACAGTAGCATTCATGGCCTATTCGGCGTCGTATTGGGGCGCGCCGTACGCTGAACGCGTTTTCGATGTCTCTAAGGGAGAGTTGGGCTTCTGGCTGGGCGGAGGCGGTGCCGTAGGAGGATTCCTCGGTGTGATCCTTGGTGGACGTATGGCCGATGCGCTTTTTACGCGGATGCAGGCTGGCCGGGTTTGGGTAATATTGTTCGGGCTGCTTAGCCCGATCCCGTTTGCCGTCGTGCAATATACAACCGAAAGCTTCGGTTTGTTTATCGTTCTGAATGTTGTCGTCGGCGCTCTGGCCGCATCCGCGCTTGGTGCAGCCGCCGCGAGCAGCCAGGCTTTGGTCCTGCCTCGAATGCGAGGCACTGCAACGGCTACGTTCTTCCTCGCGACAACCTTGGTCGGTCTTGCTCTCGGGCCGTACACTGCGGGTTATGTTTCTGCACAAAACGACGGAAATTTGAGCATCGGCGTCCTTTCGACGCTCTGGATCACGCCGATCGGTCTCGCACTCCTGGTCGCCGCAATAAGACTGGTGCCTCATGCGAACAGAACCGTAGTCGAACGGGCCAAGGCTGCTGGCGAAGTCTTCGATTGA
- the queC gene encoding 7-cyano-7-deazaguanine synthase QueC has translation MVSTEHNGMPRRAVVLLSGGLDSMVTAAIALEEGFEVHALTVDYGQRHRIELLSSKRIAEKLGLASRTEISLDLRAFGGSALTASIDVPKAGVGDDIPVTYVPARNLVFLSLMTACAESLGASDVYIGVNALDYSGYPDCRPEFIASFAETARLGTKAGVEGHPFTVHTPLQDMTKADIARECARLGLDPSWSWSCYDPTIEGIACGECDSCRLRKKGFAEAGIVDSTKYAI, from the coding sequence ATGGTTTCGACTGAACACAATGGGATGCCGCGCCGGGCGGTGGTGCTGCTATCGGGTGGCCTTGACTCGATGGTAACCGCAGCGATCGCCCTGGAAGAAGGGTTTGAGGTTCACGCGCTGACCGTTGATTACGGGCAAAGGCACAGAATCGAACTGTTGTCATCCAAGCGAATCGCCGAGAAGCTGGGATTGGCGAGCCGAACGGAAATTTCCTTGGATTTGCGGGCGTTCGGCGGATCCGCCCTCACTGCCTCGATTGACGTTCCCAAAGCTGGTGTCGGAGATGACATTCCAGTCACCTATGTGCCAGCGCGCAACCTTGTATTTCTATCTTTGATGACAGCGTGCGCGGAATCCCTTGGTGCGAGCGATGTATATATCGGCGTAAATGCGCTCGATTATTCAGGATATCCGGATTGTCGCCCCGAATTCATTGCCAGCTTTGCGGAGACGGCACGGCTTGGGACAAAGGCGGGTGTCGAAGGCCATCCCTTCACAGTCCATACGCCGCTTCAGGATATGACCAAGGCGGATATCGCGAGGGAATGCGCTCGGCTTGGGCTTGATCCATCGTGGAGTTGGTCCTGTTATGACCCGACGATTGAAGGGATTGCTTGTGGCGAATGTGACTCCTGCAGACTACGGAAAAAGGGTTTTGCGGAGGCAGGAATTGTCGATAGCACGAAGTACGCAATCTAG
- the hslO gene encoding Hsp33 family molecular chaperone HslO: METSHDTFADKLLGFTLPSRNARARIVRLDRVLDEILSAHDYPPPITHLLSEALVLAALMGGLLKADSDDAQLTMQAQTHDGVVSLLVCDYRGGSLRGYVDFDADRLADLGANSGLSALFGQGYLAITFETGGGRRYQGIVPLEGDSLSEACQMYFSQSEQVPTLIRAASSSNSSGRIAAGLLIQHLADGEVGRERLHVRMDHPDWEHVSIMTASVTHEELLDQNLSLEDVVWRLFHEEDGVRIQPGQSLARGCRCSPAHYTSVISRFPEDERDAMRGENGKIAVDCAFCARTFELAI, translated from the coding sequence GCGTCTTGATCGAGTATTGGACGAAATCCTGTCGGCTCATGACTATCCACCGCCAATCACACACCTTCTCAGCGAAGCGCTCGTACTTGCTGCACTTATGGGTGGACTGCTGAAGGCCGATTCAGACGACGCCCAACTGACGATGCAAGCCCAGACCCATGATGGCGTGGTATCGCTGCTAGTGTGCGACTATCGGGGGGGGAGCCTGCGCGGCTATGTCGATTTTGATGCCGACCGACTGGCTGACCTTGGGGCCAACTCAGGACTCTCGGCCTTGTTCGGCCAAGGCTATCTGGCGATTACATTCGAGACCGGGGGTGGGCGCCGGTATCAAGGCATTGTGCCCCTCGAAGGGGATTCGCTTTCCGAAGCGTGTCAGATGTACTTCAGCCAGTCGGAACAGGTCCCGACTCTGATCCGCGCTGCGAGCAGTTCGAATTCGTCAGGGCGAATTGCAGCGGGGCTTTTGATACAGCATTTAGCGGATGGGGAGGTCGGTCGCGAAAGGCTGCACGTGCGCATGGATCACCCCGATTGGGAACATGTCTCGATCATGACGGCATCGGTAACTCACGAAGAACTCCTCGATCAAAACCTGTCCCTTGAGGACGTGGTGTGGCGTCTGTTTCACGAAGAGGATGGCGTACGGATACAGCCGGGGCAGTCGCTCGCTCGCGGGTGCCGCTGTTCTCCGGCGCATTATACATCAGTAATTTCGCGTTTTCCCGAAGATGAACGTGATGCCATGCGGGGAGAGAATGGCAAGATCGCTGTGGATTGCGCGTTCTGTGCCAGAACCTTTGAGCTCGCGATCTAA